The following nucleotide sequence is from Cottoperca gobio chromosome 20, fCotGob3.1, whole genome shotgun sequence.
GTGGCCTCCTCCAACTCCACATTCTTTATGGGGTTCCTGATAGAAGCTCGGGATGCTGGGAAGTTGGACTCCCCGGCAGTGGGTTCCTTCATCCTGACTGAGCCACATGAGTCCCAGCTGCTACAGTGTGGCCACACTAAGGTATACAGGAGCTACTTACTGAGGCCTTACTTTACCTCAGACACTATTAGAGAACTGCAGAAACTTCCTTTTTTTACATCTTATCATATTTTACTAAAAAGCCTCCTCAGCACTAAATCCATCAGTGCAACAACAAGTCATACCCACACAACTATGCTACATTTActgtagcatgttagcatcaaGGTACCACTAATTCTACCAGATGTTCTTTTTTACCCGGCATTTATTCcaaaatgtgttcattcagGCCATGGCTCTTATTTGAGTCTCTGACATTATTTGAATAATCTCTTGTATGGGAGCCAGATATACACAATAACATGATCAAATGGAGGTTAtactgtgaatatatatatgttatatatatatatatatatatatatatatatatatataacatatatatataacaattaatcaattctACCCTGAAGTCTTGATTTCTTTGCATCTGGTaaatattatttgatatatattcaTGCATGTATTTTATAGTGCTGCGATGTTGCTTCTTATTTCATTACTGTGACTTTGACTCACAGTAAAATGCTTTTTCAGCCGCATCTCAGGATAAAAAGCTGAATATCTGAGACGTTGAAGTTGGTCAAACTTTAGAAATAATAATCCGTTGCTCACCTTTCGTGTAAAGGCTGATCCACGTACAACCTGCTGCTGACCACAAACTGCTGGAGAAGTCTTTCACTGAGCCTCTAAAgtgttacatgttgctgttaTTGCACTTAATTATTACCTACTGTCGGTAAACAAGAGCTAAAGCGGCAGTTAAGAAGCTGGCAGTCTCAGCATCACCTCAGTGCGGCTGAACATCATGTGTTTACTGAGGTTgttcttcgtgtgtgtgtgtgtgtcattgaaAGGGATCTGGAGTGAGCCACAGGAGAAGCTCGAAAAAGACTTATGTCCAGGCTGTGTGGGAATCTCCAAACACACCTCCACAAAGAGTGCAGTTTCTGTGAGTATGCATTACACTTCAAGTGCGATGCCAAGCTTGAGTGCGTGATTACACTTAAatacagagccagacacagTCATTGTGTTGGAAGACACAATCTGTGATTGGATAAAAGGACTGGCAGGTCAAGATGGAGCGGCTGATGTAATAATAAGCATAATCTTCGtgtcatgttgttttctttgctccTTCTGTCTTTGCCTATGATATGTTCATACCTCACTATCTGGAGGTGCGTTTGATTTGTTGTTGCAGTGTGACGGTGGTGCACAATCATAAGTTGTACTGGGTGAGGATCGCAGGTCCTGTGGTGTCTCTTCGAGGAGCGACTGCTGTTCCACCCACTGCTGTTACACCCACTGCTGTTCCTCCTCAAACCACCAGCGCCACTGTTCTCTCCGCACCGGTCAGTGTCTGACAAATCCAGAGTTTAGGATGAGAACATGGAGGTTATTGTAAACTCACCATGATCTGTATTTATCACAATCACATTTCCATATTGAAAACTGGCCTGTACTTACCTCCTTGACAAAGTAAAATGACaacttttaattgtaatgaCTAATTGCCATATACCGTCAACAACTAGTATTTAATCTCCGCAGTAGAAAGTAGTTGTAGATTATCCAGATTAACAACGTCAGTAGCTgttgtcttcttcctcctcagttTAGTTCAGTGGGCTGTGGCCACAGTAAATCTTGCCTCAGAGAGCCAGTGGGCTGTCACCCAGAGTCAGATCCACACTGTTTCTTCCTGTCATTCATCGCTGATCCACACGGAACGAGTGTGACGTTTGAATTGAGTGGGCCTGCTGAAGGATACTTGGCCTTTGCCTTGTCTCTGGACAAATGGATGGTGAGTTTCATCACTGGTTGCACATTAGGCACAATTCTTTAACTTCTATTCATATGTTGTCCAGCTTATGCGTGACGTTTATTATGAAATGCAATACTATCAACTTTTAGTCAACAAAACAATTTGACATCTCTAAACGATgacattttttatgacattttaatcgCATATGtgctattttgttttaaaacatatttaagtaaTATTATACTATGGCATTTCTTAATTAGCTTTTCACGATGGCATTTCTTTCTGACATACTAAGtatagtattattgttattactcaTTTAGCAGAggactaactacagggacagcctcaggggcacaatggtggcagccccttgtaataataatataatataatactaataataagctttatttgtatagcacctttcatacaagaattgcagcccaaagtgcttcacagcaaacacataacaattagtacaagattagacagagcatttacagtacaataatcacagtgttgatgtaaattagtgtgaagtagcattaaaaatagcagaagtaaaataatataaaatagcagaattaaaataatataaaaatagcagaattaaaataatataaaatagaagaattaaaataatataaaatagcagaattaaaataatataaaaatagcagaattacaatagtattaaatagagcagaattaaaataatataaaatagcagaattaaaataatataaaatagcagaattaaaatagtataaaatagcagaattacaaTAGTAAagaatagcagaattaaaataatataaaatagcagaattaaaatagtattaaatagagcagaattaaaataatataaaatagcagaattaaaatagtataaaatagcagaattgtactgtattatattactgtattgATCTCACAACTATTTGGAAGTATAACCATGAGACCACTCGACCACCACcatgacatttattatttttttttatgttatttgttaTGACATATCATACTATGACATTCTTTATGACATAGTATTTTTTTGATCTGTTGTCATCCTGGTCTTGTTTACTATGAACTGGTCAGTGTTCCCTTTTAACAGCAACAACTTTGGGGAACTGAACAATGAgctattaataaatgtatgtttctggAATTGTAGGGGAACGACGACGTCTatctgtgtgtgaatgatgGACACAGAATTACCATCCGTGCTGCATATGTCTCTGGACGAACATACCCTGAGCTGGCAACAGAGGttaacactcaaacacacactgatcatCATCAACATACAGTAATGGTGGCTGTATGTTTTACAGTGTTGACTCCTCTGTCTACAGGACGACCTGTGGGGTCGGGCATGGAGGTTGTCCGATGGGCTCATCCAATGTCGTTTCCAAAGAAAATCCCTTCTCCCTCTGGTAGAGAGCAGGTTCAACTTAAACCAGAGCTACTTCCTGTTTCTTGCAAATGGTAGATCTCACCAGGGTAAGAGAGCAGAGACTTTATGTGACATGATGGTGATGTAAGACTTCTAATGGCTTGTTGAACATGAATATTCTTGTGTgtgtaaaattacattttgtgtaaaTTAAGTGCAGAGTCCATGTTGTCAAAAGTTTGTCCTCCACAGGTGTAATCCACAGACACGATCACCAACCTCTCATCTCCACCGACCAGAAGGTGATCACTGGACATCCAGAGGATCTGTGTGGCTCCCGCTCCCCCCTACTCATCAAGTTCCATGGTTGGATGAAAAACATTTGCTGATATATGGGTCTAGTATGGGCTCTGTATATTCACAAGTCCAGAGCACCATTCATTTAAAGAATGAAGGCTAGACTCCCATGtccgtcccattctcgtgaacgcAATATCTCACGAACGACTTAAAgacatttcttcaaatttggcacaaacggcCATTTGGACTCAAAGGTCATTgttggtcaaaggtcaaggttaCTGTGACCTCACAACATGTGTTTTTGGCCATATGCAAATTATGACAATCATACAAATCATGGCTGTACACTGCAACTTGACTGCAATGCTACGTGACAGTCACAGTGCACTCCTGACACAATCCTCAGGGGGGAAATCAAAATGGGGGCATTAGCTACGATTTCATGTGGGACAGACAGTCTGTGAGATTATGAACATGATAAAGATGTACCTCACAGCTTGATACTTGGACCAACACGTGTTTCCTCACCTTATAGTCCCTGTGGTCTGTCCTCTCAGGTGTGTTAATGCTGACTGTCTGGATGTGGATGGTGAGCACAGCCATCTTCATTGCTCGCCACTACAAAAACTTCATGCCTGACACGACTCTGCTGGGACAAAAGCTGTGGTTTCAAGTGAGAGCACCAATGTACAGTATCCGTTACAGTGACGATAAATACATCCCAGCGTGGGGTGTTCTCTGAAATGTCTTCATTAACAGAATAATTCACATAATGTGCACAGCTTATGTGTTTGCTTTTCTCCATCTCTAACAGATATAATGCTATAGGGATCCAGTCTTCATCAAGTTTACATAgcccacctccctctctctccttctctctgtagCTCCATCGAACTATGATGGTCTTGGCCGTGTTTCTAACTGGTGTGGCCTTCACCCTGCCTTTCATATACAGGAGGGGCTGGAGcaaggtaagtgtgtgtgtgtgtgtgtgtttgtacatgtacCCCCTCCATGATTGCCCACCTGTCCTTCCATCTGTCTAACTGGCTCTTGGCATCCCTGAATCTttttgctgtgtgtctctgtgtcagtcccacacacacatctccacaaCAACTCATCATCATTTCTTGTACTGGTGGACCTCAgcctgagcgtgtgtgtgtgtgtgtgtgtgtgtgtgtgtgtgtgtgtgtgggtgtgtgtgtgtgtgtgtgtgtgtgtgtcgcagcACTCTTGCAAGACTTGTACTAGAAGAAACTGGTGGATTAGTATTGTTCATGAGCATTGGTTTATTGTACATCCCACAACACATCACAGATCTTTAAAGAGTATTTCTTATGTCCACATCATTTCACAGCTTGTGAGGTCTGTCTGTGTAAAAGTGCAGGTTCCAGGTCTTCACATATACTCATATGTGTCATAAAATAGCACCAAGGCAAGAAATAACCCCTTTAATGTCGGATTGGGGTTctttaaatgtagaaacattcattttctgttctgtaaaaaagtattttcaccCAAAACTACACCCATCACCAACTTCAGAGACATAGACGTATTTTAAGATACGTTCTACAGATTTGATTGTGAATCCTGTTAGAAGCAGTAAAAGTGGAGGTCATGTTCCTTCACTTGTTCCGTGTTGACAGTGTTTTGCAGTGGCCTCTAGGTGTCTATCTTTCCCCATGACACACTATCAGGACATCCTGACTTAATCTAGCAAAACTAAACCATAAACCGTTCTTCCAGTAGGTTTAAATGCCTGTGAATATACTATAGAAGGTGTGTTTACTCATGCCAGGGCTGTGTTCTCGTGCTCTGATCCAGTAATGTAAGTGTCTGTAATATGGCTTCACATGTGCATTAATGTAGTTTCAGCATGTCGCACATAAGACAGTTACTTTGCACTGACAGAGGAAGAGTTAAGTGCTTTTGACTGCGAGAGTACTGAGGCAGAGTTGTTGATCCTGTCTCCCGTGTCATGCTTTGTCTCTGATCGTGGTGTGACACTGTGTGATGTTCACACGCCGcctgctgcttctcctcctgctgcgaCTCTTCCTCCTCGCAGAGCTTTATAAACTCATGCTGTCTGAAAAAGTTTTCCATTTAAGGATAAGTGTCCTCAGGTTGCTTTTGATGAAATACTGTCTGAAAATATCACAGCTGAGATGCAAAATGGCTGATGTGTAAGTCTAAATCAAACAACACGGGGTCTTACCTCTCCATGAGTCACACTGTGTTCATATCTCAAACTCACTAATACATGTACTATTCATCTGCATACGTCATTATTAAATCTATTACTACGTGTTACAAGAGAGCACACTGCGATCTAAAGACAGTACATCactgcagctcctctcctctgcgTTTGCTCTCTTCTCAGCGTGCAGGCTCTCACCCTTACATAGGCTGCACTGTCATGGCTCTGTCTGTCATGCAGCTAATTATGGCAGTTCTCAGACCAGCTCCAGAGTCTCCCAGGTAAGACCTGCAACCAGATTTTAATAACTCCATGACTTGCTCACCATTGTCTGCAATTAGCTGAATTCATGCCAGGTCCCATCTCTTTGCATCTGCAGGAGGA
It contains:
- the LOC115025393 gene encoding putative ferric-chelate reductase 1, with amino-acid sequence MWRFYFVLAVLTGSADPVTGYSNGKVSVACGDMVPQHGHTPSPAPPPYSIAVDTSTFGPGDNITVSLRVASSNSTFFMGFLIEARDAGKLDSPAVGSFILTEPHESQLLQCGHTKGSGVSHRRSSKKTYVQAVWESPNTPPQRVQFLVTVVHNHKLYWVRIAGPVVSLRGATAVPPTAVTPTAVPPQTTSATVLSAPFSSVGCGHSKSCLREPVGCHPESDPHCFFLSFIADPHGTSVTFELSGPAEGYLAFALSLDKWMGNDDVYLCVNDGHRITIRAAYVSGRTYPELATEDDLWGRAWRLSDGLIQCRFQRKSLLPLVESRFNLNQSYFLFLANGRSHQGVIHRHDHQPLISTDQKVITGHPEDLCGSRSPLLIKFHGVLMLTVWMWMVSTAIFIARHYKNFMPDTTLLGQKLWFQLHRTMMVLAVFLTGVAFTLPFIYRRGWSKRAGSHPYIGCTVMALSVMQLIMAVLRPAPESPRRIIFNWMHFGTGTAVHILAVVCVFLGAAQQALQLPSPWSAAVLTGWLLWIVLANLLLLIRSYRLRSPGNINSDDKERVWFAGLGRQQRGEISKVEKMIFVVFLIGNTAFLAAFIKVIASV